One window of the Chelonoidis abingdonii isolate Lonesome George chromosome 3, CheloAbing_2.0, whole genome shotgun sequence genome contains the following:
- the LOC142046554 gene encoding E3 SUMO-protein ligase ZBED1-like — protein MEQSSKRSGLLNGRFIFKKFSDGSLDKRTVICIYCQAEFQYHRSTSSLQYHLRAKHAFASSSCATDKPPTANESIQPQQSTLAEFQDCYKPMDQTKYTTLTNAIAKWIAMDCRPLNIVNDRGLRDVIQIASSNQLCTLPSEGTIASQIHDLYNNEKNTKLELLKNALAVALSGDHWTSLSNHSYLGVTAHLIDASWTLQSFALTVMHTEERDAESWAECFLDIAKEWNIQEKVTTVSTDSAYNMIAADSHVPFEHVTCIAHSLQRSITVALSDGGFENILEKCRKLVGHFKHSPINNTELGIQPAAKGQKQEPLVQDISTRWNSTLGMVQHLLCNKAAITATLALQKQKLSVPTGKDFEKLQKLETLLEPCRFVTELLGGELYVSCSVVLPAFCHIFSVMEVSDDDPEYVIQFKNTFTADLTKHKEGTNMRFLKIATALDPRFKHLKCLPKSERDEVWNMMSEVLKEQHSNAETTEPEPPKKKMNLPLVADDENECAPVCTALDRYRAEPVISMETCPLEWWSKHEGAYKCLAYVARKYLATPATAVPCERLFSLSGDIVNKKWAALSPVNVNKLVCLSDWLNKK, from the coding sequence ATGGAGCAAAGCAGCAAAAGATCAGGTCTTTTGAATgggaggtttatttttaaaaaattttcagatGGTTCTCTGGATAAAAGGACGGTTATCTGTATCTATTGCCAGGCTGAGTTCCAGTACCATCGAAGTACTTCAAGTCTGCAGTACCATTTACGTGCTAAACATGCTTTTGCCTCCAGTTCTTGTGCTACAGATAAACCACCAACAGCAAATGAATCCATCCAACCGCAACAGAGTACGCTTGCAGAGTTTCAGGATTGTTACAAGCCCATGGATCAAACAAAGTACACCACCTTAACCAATGCTATTGCAAAGTGGATAGCTATGGACTGCAGACCACTCAACATTGTAAACGACAGAGGGCTAAGAGATGTTATTCAAATTGCAtcttccaatcagttatgcaccttGCCCTCCGAAGGAACCATTGCATCACAAATACATGATCTATATAACAACGAGAAGAATACAAAGTTGGAGCTTTTGAAAAATGCACTAGCTGTTGCTTTGAGTGGTGATCACTGGACATCCTTGAGCAATCACAGCTATCTTGGAGTCACAGCACACCTGATTGATGCTTCATGGACCCTGCAGTCATTTGCTTTAACTGTAATGCATACTGAAGAGAGAGATGCTGAATCATGGGCAGAGTGTTTCTTGGATATTGCAAAAGAATGGAATATTCAAGAAAAAGTAACAACAGTTAGTACTGACAGTGCATATAatatgatagcagcagacagtcaTGTGCCTTTTGAACACGTGACATGCATCGCTCACAGTCTGCAGCGATCCATTACAGTAGCGCTTAGTGATGGTGGTTTTGAAAACATActggaaaaatgtagaaaacttgtGGGCCATTTCAAACACAGTCCAATTAACAATACAGAGCTAGGAATACAACCAGCTGCAAAGGGACAGAAACAAGAACCTCTTGTTCAAGATATTTCAACAAGATGGAACTCCACATTGGGTATGGTTCAGCACCTGCTTTGCAATAAAGCCGCTATCACAGCCACATTAGCGCTTCAAAAACAGAAACTATCAGTGCCAACAGGTAAGGATTTTGAAAAACTGCAAAAGCTAGAAACACTACTTGAGCCCTGCAggtttgtgactgaactccttggtggagaattgtatgtctcctgctctgtggttttacccgcattctgccatatatttagtGTTATGGAAGTCTCAGATGACGACCCAGAATATGTTATTcagtttaagaacactttcactgcagatctgacaaaacacaaagaaggtaccaatatgagatttctaaagatagctacagcactcgacccaaggtttaagcatctgaagtgccttccaaaatctgaaagggatgaggtgtggaacatgatgtcagaagtcttaaaagagcaacactccaatgcggaaactacagaacctgaaccaccaaaaaagaaaatgaaccttccACTGGTggcagatgatgaaaatgagtgTGCgccagtctgcactgctttggatcgttatcgagcagaacctgtcatcagcatggaaacatgtcctctggaatggtggtcgaagcatgaaggggcatacaaatgtttagcatatgtggcacgtaaataccttgcaacgccggctacagcagtgccatgtgaacgcctgttctcactttcaggtgacattgtaaataagaagtgggcagcattatctcccgtaaatgtaaacaaacttgtttgtcttagtgattggctgaacaagaagtag